A region of the Notolabrus celidotus isolate fNotCel1 chromosome 18, fNotCel1.pri, whole genome shotgun sequence genome:
tccctctgtgtttcaacagctgtgtaaactccacaaacactgacacgttcagctgaaggtctccagtttacagggtcacttttaaaaccgtaacaccgggagagacgcattcacactgtcaggctcagagaagaagtCTGTTACAAAGttattaaatcaagtgaatcataggtgtgtgtgatgttaggACGACAGGTGAAATAATAACACTGCTGGTACTCTGCCAATCAGagacgttcagcattgcaggccccactgcctaagttcctggacctttagAAAGAACTttcccccaagcaggggcttctAAAGGGGTACAACTATCCAAAGGGGTCGATCAgctaccccagaactaaatttagaccctggttcctgctttCGAAATGCACAAGTTCCTCAAAAGGTTCCTagggaaagttcctgctgtggaaaagcacctttagGAGACCACATTCAAGTCCCACCTGCTAATAGAACTCATTCTCGTCTCTTTCATATCTCCACTCAGGGTGTCTGAGCGGCCGTGGTCAGGCAGAGAGCGACGTCGTTGGTCGGGTGGATAAAAATCTGGTGCAGCAGAtggaagaggcctacagcagcCTCCCAGTCTGTCTCCCGGAGGTCAACCCTGCTCTGCACACCCTCTATCAAGACTGGCTGCAGGGCCAGGACTCCCCGCAGGCCAGCGCCCTCCTGCACACCCAGTACAGAAATGAGAGTCAGGTCCACACACAGCCTCCCCACATGCAGTGGTGaggaggaagtgtgtgtttcactttccagacagagaggaggctgaATGAAGGCTGCCTCTGGTGGGTTGGACCATCACATCCGTCATGCTGGGACCACATAGACGAGCCGAGGACCAGTGGAGTCTCGACAAGTGCAGTTTTTCTGTTCAGCCACAGGAGGGAGATGTGTACCCTGTTCTACCTGAGACTGAGAGGCTGAAGAGTCCGGAAGAACAAGCACTTCCTGGATGATGTAGTGATGTCAGAAAGCTGCTGTCAGACTTTAGTTTCAACATCCCAAATCCACCAGCTTCTCTGAGGAGATCTGAGGGGAGAGAGTCTGTTGCAGGTCTTCACTTTAATGTCAGTCCTTGGACAAAGCAATAAGAAAACAACTACAATGCTTTTAGCACAACTAGAGCTCGTGTGCTGCACGTCAGAATGCAGAATTTACATTTCAGGATTTTAATTTATTCCAAATGTTGTCTTACTTTGAGTTTTTCTCCACTGTTCCAATGTCGTCAAGCACATTGATCACTATGCAACAGTGTGATGGTCTTATCTCATCAGGCGGATTCAGAAGAGAGAACATGCTGCTCTGCGAGTCAGGAGGAGAGATGCCTTTTAACAGCACTTCATAACTGGGCAGGTCTCTGCTCAGCGTTTGGTTTATCCATCCTAATAAAGAAGAATCATAGcctctatttttttaatggtaCGAGAtcatttcactttcttttcattccacaGATCAGTGATTTTAAGTTGGatgttgttcttgtttgtttaaagaaatcaaacataaatgttaagCAGCAAAATgttccagtgtgtttatttcaatGTGATAGAGACTCTGAACAATAATGTGTTAATATTGTTAAACCAGACAGCGGGGCACCGGTGGCCTAGTGCCAgcgttcccaaagtgtgggtcgggaccccatggtgggtcgtgagatgtcttccatcattttttattaagttatctacaaatagtacattttacccatttatagtaaaaaaatatccacaaaaatagtaactaaatttgaaataaaaccttgagaatagagttttctgcctttctttgttgtcagatgactcctaagtttagggttagtgaacagttaattatcaaaagcatcagtagcagcaggttcattcataaaggagctggaaacacagacacatgctcagataggtagggtcactttctgcagaccagctaaatgaagccagtTTGGGAAGCCCTGGCCTAGTGGTCCACGCGTGCGGTGTGCCCAAGGGAGAGGCTCTGGTGGCCGGTgatgaggctttcagcagtgtgactgccccctagtggctggctgcagtataggtcaaaaaatctgtctccccattcatttgaatgggggagcagtcaaactttaaaaaataaatacacgtggtacgaatgtttctcacatccgtactctgtggttatatgtagttagtatttgactgttttgtgttcaaggcctcttttttctgaaaagtttctttttcgttagttattagaggttaaaaaacggggttttacttcctgtttcctttgattcacagccgctgtagagggaaacttcaaaggacacacagcatcttgtgacgtcacgctgtagggcggagcttattacagtggcttcaccaagcggcaacctccggtctaaaaatatgagtccaatgtggaagtgttaaaagctgcagttcatcgaggatccgcttgaggctggctccggaagtaccggaagtcacatacacatgaatggggaaaagacgatctttacagcattaataaacatgtttacagcctggtacaaaagatgagtgtagtctgaatagctaatttctcgatgtcctctcactgtgaggggggtgaatttttttctaattcggtaatttcaaagatattgagattactagtcttccaatgagaggcacagctgcctgcaggaacactgcagctgttggctaggaggctcaaagcccgcctctttacgtcacactggctcgacagaagcaatatggctgccgcagccgattggtctcaaaacagcgcttcagaaacagatgggtgacgtcacggatcctacgtccatattttatatttctatgggcttcacaggctctggctgcacaatggcggcgcccaggagcgggatttttggcttcagaacagtacaacgggaagaggcggagcaacgctgtccatttttatttacagtctatgggtgtgccccatacacagaggctatggcgctcatcgcagaggttgtgggttcgattccagcATTGCCTATTTGCTGCATGCCCCACCCCCCaacctccccacacacacactctctctcatctccccacatttcctgtctctctttagctgtcctatccattaaaggccaaaatgcccaaaaatgtaactttaaaaactgaaacagcatcCAAGAGAAGATACAAGTGCAAGAAATCCAGAAAATATCCAAGGGTTGTTTTGCAtaaaggttcaaggtttctttattatcctcAGGGGGCAATTCGTttttcagtcagcggtgacagataaacaaaacattacaacaAATGACACCAcaacattcaaacatttcaaacagtaacaacataaaaacaatcgTGTTATGTGGCATCATGAAGCAGGTCAGTTGCTACCGGGACAAAAGAGTTTCTGCGTATCTGCGCCCTGAGGGAAGCCGGCAAACCTCCCTAAAGAGAGGATGGCAcgggtcagccacgatggaccaggctTTGCTGTGGGTCCTGGCTCGATAAAGGCTTCACATGTCAGGCAGGGATGTGCCCGCAATACTGCTGCATATCTTTACAATAACctgaagtctgtttttatttttctaacttGTCGACCTATACCAGCACATCATTGAAAGAGTTAAGAGATTCAATAAAACATCTACATAAAAGTCTTGTCAACCCCTGAGCTTACGAGGAAAATACATTCTTTGATAACACTTTTAAACAACAATGAttcaatcaaaatgttaaatcagttCTCACACTGGTTCAAGCTTCCAGAAGAAATTTCTTTTTcataacagatttttttctcatgtggaTTTTCACAGAACAAAGGATTAACCACATAGGCAGGGcaaagcagctttatttgtatagcacatttcatacatgagggcaactcaatgtgctttacattaaaacattaggcagtggcaaataaaaaagtttcagggagtgtgttccagatatgtggtgcataatgactaaacgctgcttcaccatgtttccttctgactctagggactgaaagcagaccagtaactgatgacctcagaggtcatgatggttcatacagtagcagcagatcagcaatgtattgtgggcctaaaccattcagtgctttataaaccatcagcaggatttttaagtctattctctgaccgacaggaagccagtgtagagatctaagaactggagtgatgtggtctactttcttggtccttgttaggactcgagcagcagcattctgtatgagctgcagtcgtctgatggactttttagggagtcctgtaaagaccccgttacagtagtctagtctgctaaagataaatgcatggacgagtttttctgcatcctgctgagacataagtcctttaatccttgatatattcttaaggtgatagtaggctgactttgtaattgtcttaatgtggctgctgaaattaaggtctgagtctaagactacaccaaggtttctggcttggtttgaacatttcatctgtgcagattggagctgagcagtaacctttaacctttcttcctccaaaaacaatcatttcagttttttctttgtttaactgaagaaagttctgtctcgtccagtccttgatttgttcaatgcatttactcagtgtttgtatgggactataatcccctggtgatatggtgatgtaaatgtgtgtgtcatctgcatagctgtggtattttattttgttgtttcttattatctgacctaaggggagcatgtagatgttgaatagcagaggccccagaatggatccctgaggtactccacatacgattttcatccgctcagatgtgtatttacctatagacacaaaatagtcccggtcttttaaataggacttaagccaatttagtactgcaccagagagtcccacccagttttcaagtctgtccagtagtatcttgtggtcaactgtgtcaaaagcagcactaagatcaagtgataccaaaactgaaattttgccattgtctgtgtttaaatgaatatcattaaGGACCTTGACAAGGgtggtctctgtgctgtgatgtgatcggaaccctgattggaagacatcaaaacatcaTTAGATATATACATAATCAAActaacttttattttcttctttatttttgattCATATTACTGTTGTTCACCAAATAATCAGACCTAACAGTGTAAAGGGAAAGGTTGAAGTAAAAAGTCTTTGATTTCCTGCTCAAAGTATTCGCTACTGAGCTGCAGCCAAAGTCCAGAAATCTCCAAGTATGCATTTGTTCTGCCAAAGACTCTTTGtgaagaatgtgtgtgtatgatcgGGTCACCTTAACATTGGCATGCGTGAATCATTAAGTCTCATAAAGttctgttttgaaaatgtaccccagttttaaaaaaacttcAACCCTACGAGGGATTAAAAGAGGAGAGTTGACACCTGCTGCCTTGATTCTGAGCTGTTCATTATTCATGTATCGTTTTTGTGGGTGAGAACAGCTGCAAAACATCTCTTCAAGTAGTTTTGTCAGCTACAGGCACTTCCACATCTTTGATCTGATAACAagcagggcacacacacacacgcacacacaccagctgATGAAACCACAGCGTCAAGTCAGTGTCACATTTCCTTTGTACATCATGCTGCTTCTGTAAGCATTCATGTGACTGTCAGTCAGTCTGATGTGTCTTCGGTACAGCCGGCCTGCAGCCCAGCTTGTAGGATGAGGGCCCAGTGGTGGAGCTGCATGTTAGGGTTACTCTGCATCCCGGCGGGAGTGATACTCGGGACCGGAACAGGTGAGTCCAAGTGCAAGAGATGAATAAGCTTTGGGCTCAGTTGTTTTTAAGAGACTCTGAGTCCTCTTGTCCTCTTTGAAGCCTCACCctgtttctgcagattctgcaaaaactggttcaaaagatgTCTCCATTGGAAATTACAATGTATTGTTGTACAGGTTCTTTCAATTCAGCAGAGTCAAGTGGCTTTTTTCCAAGTTGTGCATGATGAAGTTAATCTAAtactcagaaaaacaaaagtaacaGATCTCAAGTATAAACATTTTACATAGAGACAAGGAAGAGTCCGTTTTAAGTAATCGTATTGGTCACAACATGTACCTGAAGGTCTGTGAGGAGACACATGAAGCAGGAGGTTGGATGAACAATGTCGTCACACAGATTTGTTCTTTTAAGGCATTATTCAGTTTCCTTGGTAGACTTATTTATGACTTAGACATCATCTAAACCTTGATTGTTGATCTCCTCCTGGCAGTTTCTCAACACCCCATGTCCATCTCTTTCACGAGAGTAAACTCGTCTGCTGAGATCACATGCTCCACACCGACGCCTGGTGCCATAGGATTCTCTCTGCACAGGTACTTCAAAGGTAACAAGCAGATAGCTTACCTGAACCTGGAAAATGGAGTCGACACAAAGAGAACCATAGCTCCAGAATTTAAAAGCAGACTTCGTGTAGTTCCTACCCCGCAGATCAGGGAGGGCCACGGGTTCTCCTTGCAGATCTCTCTGCTGGGCCTGGAGGACACAGACATGTATTACTGCAGCTGGAGCTACCTACCTTCGAAGACTCCCGAACCACCACACCAGTCAGGCAAAggcaccatcatcatcatcagaggtGGGTGAAAACGTGGCTCTGTGTTGGAGCATCAGAAcactatggtggccctgaaggacaaaacaaatttacaaaagattaaacacttttataaaatgacattgaagaaaataaataacctttaagaaaacaaaattacaaaatcaaaatacttttaccaaggccaaaacaaatttgcatttaagaaaacaaatttacgaaattaaaaaaaacacatttgcaaacggtgagacaattttacaaacgacggaacacttttaccatttctgaaagtaatttacattcatttttaacggaaagggaatgtaccaaacaccggaagtgatccggtaccaaatggagtaccagtaccaaatGGAGTAGCAGTACCAAACagagtaccagtaccaaacagagtaccagtaccaaacgtCACTCCGTTTGGTTtgtctccatccaaacaaactaaatgacccctcactcgatcactcccggatcacttccagtatttggtacattccctttctgtaaaacatgaatgtaaattagtttcagaaatggtaaaggtgttctgttgtttgtaaaattgtctcactgcttgtaatagtgttttgattttgtaaatttgttttcttaaatgtagatttgttttcttaaaggcactgtgaggagttgtgaactggctgagaaacagactgaaactgatactgatgcctcttcatgacctttaAGAGTAAACAAGactatcagcaacaacactgatgcctgctctgttgacgattttaatgcttgaaaccgctgtgagggggtaggtgtcataCCAGATCACTTTAGAAACAGCATTtacttgactgttttcatggaaaataatcacattgtgtgataaatttgactgttggaagacaacaggataatgtttttgtacaaaacactacttttgcatgtacaggacaagagataagaggtatcactttgtctacagggggtgccaaaatcaatacaaatcaaaagttcctcacagcagctttaaatgtagatttgttttcttaaatgtaatattgttttcttagatgtacatttttttcttaaatgtaatattgttttcttaaatgtaatatagttttcttaaatgtaaatttgttttcttaaatgtaaatttgttttcttaaatgtaatattgttttcttaaatgtaatattgttttcttaaatgtaaatttgttttcttaaatgtaaatttgttttcttaaatgtaatattgttttcttaaatgtaatattgttttcttaaatgtaaatttgttttcttaaatgtaatattgttttcttaaatgtaatattgttttcttaaatgtaatattgttttcttaaatgtaaatttgttttcttaaatgtaatattgttttcttaaatgtaaattttttttccaacattgtaaaagtgtttcatcttttgtatttgttttgtccttcagggccaccgtagaacaCACCATTGGTTCATACAAACTGAAGTTATGTCGTTGATTTAACCGTCTGCCTGTGCCATGTTCCATTTCAGAAAGAGATCCTGGGAAACAGTGCAAGCAGCCCATCCTGGATTACATCTTCATCGTCCTGAGCGTGGCAGCATTCGCCATCATGTTGTCATTCGTCATTGGAGTAGCCATTGTGAAATGCAACCGAGTAAGTACGACTGTGAGCAGGAGAGCACGCTCTCAGGATGTGCAAAGGAAATGGCTGAGGTGATAtaatcagtgtttttgtgtctacAGTTCAAAGGAGAATTTAGACCTGACAGACATGAAGCAACAAACAGACCCACCAGGCCAGACGTCCCTCCTCAGCCTGTAGAACCATGTCCCTACCTGACTACATCTAGAACATCCTACCAGAGGGGCGTTCTGCAGCCATGAGAGCTGAAGATGGTGATGAGATGAAGAGTATTGAGAAATGCTCACGCTGACTGCACAGTAAACTCTTCACTCAGGGAGTTTGAGATACATCTTTTGAGTCAGTAGCTCTCCTCTGGTCGTCAGCCCAGGAGAGGTGTCTCTTTCTTAGCTCTGctcttcatttcctctcttgtacaaatgtatgttttgtttAAGGCGATCGAGCTACCCACATCCTGGCTGATGCGGGGTGAACATGAAAGATGCTTTTTATGGTGATAGCAGTTAAAATTGCAGAGCAAGCACCGTTGTTGTTCCGAGAGTAACGTGGACCCTTCTGTGCTTATTCTTCACCTTTTCTGTGCATCATATAAGATTCTGTTTTTTTGAATTAACCTGATTTTAGATGAACATTAAAtctgtacattttaaatgtgtctgtaaGTCTTCAGACACTTTTCAAGTCACCACTGAATTCATTTTCTAGATGAGGAAGTGAAACTTCAGTTTGCTGTCATGTTTTGTATTCGAGTCTAGCTCAAACATAAGACTGTGAAAGATTTgtttcttaaaaatgtttactttcaTATTTTCTACATGCATTACATGTAAAGTGGAATATTTCAAGACTGTTTAAATGTTGATGATTATGTTTTAAAGAGGCATTAAAAGAAAGTACCAACTTCTGAAAGTGTGTTCATTTTTACACTCAGTACTTGGTTGGGGCTCCTTGTTATTGAAGCCCAGGTTGCTTTAATAGCGGCCTTCAGCTGGTCTGTAGTTTTGTATCAGGTGTTTCTTCCTCTTGACAATAACCCACAGATTCTCTGTGAGGTACAGGTCAGAGGTGAGCTGACTAATCAAGCACAGTAATGTTTCGGTCAGTAAACCGGTGTGGTGGTAGTTTTTCGTACTGCGGGCAGGTGCTGAGTCCTGCTGGAAAGATCACGGACTGCAGAAACTTCACACACCTTGGACTCTGTgcctctccactcttcctccagactctaggACCTTCAATACAGCGTTCTGCAAACAACTAGTCTTTTCAGCAACGACCCTCTGTGGCTTTCTCACCTTGTGGAGGGTGTTGATGATCACGCTCCGCATATCTGTCTAGTAAGCTGTCTTCCCCATGGTTGTGGTTGTGTGTACTGAACTACACTGAGAGATACATAGTATTTATACTGTTTGAACAGTAATTTACTGAAACTTGAAATGACATATTGTAGATTTTGAGATATGTTGTTTTTGGCTGCTGGCCAAGATTATCTAAATCAGTTTCTAAAATGTGgaaatatatgtatgtatttatatacttattaaaaaagaaagtagttatatatatatatatatatatatatatatatatatatatatatatatacagttgaaaccagaagtttacatacactgtataaaaatagacataaccttttttttctcactaatatttttttgttatagGTCAGTTAGGATTGccaaaattatttctatttgctaaatgtcagaataatgacAGAGATAATTTATTAGATATTTTAGTATTACTTTCTTCGaagtcaaaagtttacatacattTCCCTAGTATTTGGTTGCATTGCCTTTAAACTGGATGACTTGGGTCAAACGTTTTGCTGGAATTTTTTGGCAGTATGCTTAGGGTCATTGTCCATTTGAAAGACCAATTTTGCCCAAGCGTTAACTTCCTGGCTGATGTCTTGAGATGTTGCTTCAATATTTCCACATTATGTTCTTTCTTCATGATGCCATCTATTTTGTGAAGTGCACCAGTCCCTCCTGCAGCAAAACACCCCCACAACATGATGCTGTCACCCCCATACTTCACAGTTGGGATGGTGTTCTCAGTCTTGCAAGCTTTCCCCTTTTTCCTCCAAATGTAACAATGGTCATTATGGCCGAacagttcagtttttgtttcatcagaccacagggcATGTCTCCAAAAATGAAGGTCTTTGTCCCTGTGTGCATTTACAAACTGTAATCTGGCCTTTTAATGTTGCTTTTTGAGTAATGGCTTCTTCCTTGCTGAGTGGCCGTTCAGCCCATGTCGGTGCAGGACTCGTTTGACTGTGGACAATAACACTTTCCCACCAGCTTCAGCCAGCATCTTCCCAAggtcttctgcttttgttctggggttgatacacacatttcacaCCAATAAACGTTCATCTCTGGGACACAGAAGCCATCTCCAGCGGTATGGTGCCTGGACATTCCCATGGTGTTTATACTTGTGTATAATTTGCACAGACAAACGTGGCACCTTCAGGCGTCTGGAAATTGTACCCAAGGATGAACCAGAGTTGTGGAGGTGGACACTTCTCTTCCTGATATCTTGGctgatttcttttcatttttcccATGATGTCTCACAAggaagcagtgtgtttgagttgtgcCTATAAAATACATCCAAAGGTGTGTCTCCAATTAACTCAATTGTTGTCAATAAACCTATCAAAAGTGACCAAAGCCATGACATCGTCATCTGGGCTTTCCCAAATTGTTTAAAGGCATAGTAATCTTAgagtatgtaaacttttgacatTGAAGAAAGTAATACTAAAATCTCTAATAAATTCTCCCtctcattattctgacattgagcaaatagaaataattttggTGATACTAACTGACCTAAAACAAGAACAGTTTAGTCTAATTTAATGTCAGACAGTGAGACAAAAACAATTATGTGTCTTTTTATGCAGTGTACAgtatgtaaacttctggtttcaactgtatatatatatatatatatatatatatgtgtgtgtgtgtctgtgtgtgtgtgtgtgtgtgtgtgtgtgtgtgtgtgtgtgtgtgtgtgtgtgtgtgtgtgtgtgtgtgtgtgtgtgtgtgtgttttgagctgTTGGTCATAATTATcgaaattacaataaaaaaacataagaaTTTTTCAGTTTAATGAGCCTATCATATTTAACCATTTCAATTTCTAAGAGAAAAAttgggaaaaatatatatattttacgactttctattattattattattattattattattattattattattattattattattattattattattttgtagctGCGCCTACACCTGTATTATTATTGCACAAAAATCCGGCACAGTGCTTTCCATTCATCCTGCAGAGAAACTGAACAGAAAAGAGTATTTTTTGACAGTATTAATATTGTTGTGCAATAACTAGTTATAGAGGAACAGAGCGTGCGCAGTGGAATGTGGAACCTTCGTACTGACTGAGCGTCGCTCTACGGACTGTGTTTAGTGTAACACAAGATGCATCCTTGAACATTGTTGTAATGAAGAAAATCCATGATAAAGTGAATATTTACTAAATAAAACAGAGGAACAATTGAAGTCGTGAAGTGACCTGTCAGCATCACTTTAATACCCGAGCCTGTCAACAGAGACCGGGAGACGTGTTCCTCCTCGGATCCTGGTCTTAGTCCTGGTCTTAGTCCTGCTCTCTGTCCAAAGCTCATTACAGGGAAAGCAATGAGAAGCAACTTATCAAACACCGCAAACACAACACGGTGAATGTATTTCTGTGGGATCAAATCCAGGAGAAACCAGCACCATCAGTTCTCTGTTTGTGGTTCAGAGTCTGGGAGTCTGCCTGATCTCTGGGGGGAAGATGAGCGGACATAAACTCCTGTTTTCCGGGTTGAAGTTGTGGACTTCAGGATCCAGTAAATGGATAGATCGACTTCATCATGGTGAGGCACTCTCTGAACTCCAGACATTAGAAGTAAAGTTAGTCCTGATACCAGTGGTGTTCGTTTTCCAGATCCAGAACAACATTTAGGTCAAAaagatggttttttttttctgacatattTACTGACTTATCTGTAATTGGGTAATTCAGCTTACCCAATGTACCAGGCACCACTAATGTGTAATGCTATTTCAGTGACACAAGTGTAAACACCCTCTTTCCCCATGATGGACATGCCCGAGGAACAATAATCCAATAACTATCACACACTCTTTactttaaagcctctgtggTCTCTGCAGGTGTGAACAGGACTGGAAAGGCACCCTTCTCCTCCTGCAACCCGAAGGTGTGTATCGTTGGTGGCGGTCCAGCAGGATTCTACACGGCCCAGGCTTTGATCAAGGTATGCTACTTCAGCAGGacatgatgaggatgatgaggattcTGACACAGCAGTCTTCATGTGATGTTGTGGGGTAAAGAAATGTTCAAGTAAAATACACctttaatacaaaataacacACCATATGTGATAATAAAACATGCAGTTCCACATTAG
Encoded here:
- the LOC117830175 gene encoding uncharacterized protein LOC117830175 gives rise to the protein MRAQWWSCMLGLLCIPAGVILGTGTVSQHPMSISFTRVNSSAEITCSTPTPGAIGFSLHRYFKGNKQIAYLNLENGVDTKRTIAPEFKSRLRVVPTPQIREGHGFSLQISLLGLEDTDMYYCSWSYLPSKTPEPPHQSGKGTIIIIRERDPGKQCKQPILDYIFIVLSVAAFAIMLSFVIGVAIVKCNRFKGEFRPDRHEATNRPTRPDVPPQPVEPCPYLTTSRTSYQRGVLQP